The proteins below are encoded in one region of Vulpes lagopus strain Blue_001 chromosome 10, ASM1834538v1, whole genome shotgun sequence:
- the MLYCD gene encoding malonyl-CoA decarboxylase, mitochondrial codes for MRGLGPALTARRLFPLRLPPRPPRPGGPRVSSGAAAAAAGALERAMDELLRRAVPATPAYELREKTPAPAEGQCADFVSFYGGLAEAAERADLLSRLARGFGVDHGQVAEQSAGVLQLREQPREAAVLLQAEDRLRYALVPRYRGLFHHISKLDGGVRFLVRLRADLLEAQALKLLEGPHVREMNGVLKAMLSEWFSSGFLSLERVTWHSPCEVLQKISESEAVHPVKNWMDMKRRVGPYRRCYFFSHCTTPEEPLIVLHVALTGDISNNIQAIVKECPPSETEDRSKISAAIFYSISLTQPGLQGVELGTVLVKRVLKELQKEFPHLGTFSSLSPIPGFTKWLLGLLSSQGKEHGRSELFTDAECKEISEITGGPINETLKVLLSSSEWIKSEKLVRALQAPLMRLCAWYLFGEKHRGFALNPVANFHLQNGAVIWRINWMADMSLKGITGSCGLMVNYRYYPAETATNSTSYLCSKNIKASEQVLSLVAQFQKNSKL; via the exons ATGCGAGGCCTGGGGCCGGCGCTGACGGCGCGGCGCCTCTTCCCGCTGCGGCtgcccccgcggccgccgcggccggGCGGACCCCGGGTGTCgagcggggcggcggcggcggcggcgggcgcccTCGAGCGGGCCATGGACGAGCTGCTGCGCCGCGCCGTGCCCGCCACGCCGGCCTACGAGCTGCGCGAGAAGACGCCGGCGCCGGCCGAGGGCCAGTGCGCGGACTTCGTGAGCTTCTACGGCGGCCTGGCCGAGGCGGCCGAGCGCGCCGACCTGCTGAGCCGCCTGGCGCGCGGCTTCGGCGTGGACCACGGCCAGGTGGCCGAGCAGAGCGCCGGCGTGCTCCAGCTGCGCGAGCAGCCGCGGGAGGCGGCCGTGCTGCTGCAGGCGGAGGACCGGCTGCGCTACGCGCTCGTGCCGCGCTACCGCGGCCTCTTCCACCACATCAGCAAGCTGGACGGCGGCGTGCGCTTCCTGGTGCGGCTGCGGGCCGACCTGCTCGAGGCGCAGGCGCTCAAGCTGCTGGAGGGCCCGCACGTCCGG GAGATGAATGGAGTGCTGAAGGCTATGCTCTCAGAGTGGTTCTCTTCGGGCTTCCTAAGCCTAGAACGGGTCACCTGGCACTCGCCCTGTGAGGTGCTGCAGAAAATCAGTGA GTCGGAGGCTGTGCATCCTGTGAAAAATTGGATGGACATGAAGCGCCGCGTTGGGCCATACAGAAGATGTTACTTCTTTTCTCACTGTACAACCCCCGAGGAACCCTTGATTGTGCTGCATGTGGCATTGACCGGTGACATCTCCAACAACATCCAG GCCATAGTGAAGGAGTGTCCTCCCTCGGAGACAGAGGACAGGAGTAAGATCTCTGCGGCCATCTTCTACTCCATCAGCCTGACACAGCCTGGACTGCAAGGTGTGGAGCTGGGCACTGTCCTGGTCAAGCGAGTGCTCAAGGAGCTGCAG AAAGAGTTTCCTCATCTTGGGACATTTTCAAGCCTGTCTCCTATACCTGGATTCACCAAGTGGCTTCTCGGACTCCTGAGCTCACAAGGAAAGGAACACGGGAGGAGTGAACTGTTTACAGATGCTGAATGTAAAGAAATCTCTGAGATCACAGGTGGTCCCATTAATGAGACCCTCAAGGTCCTTCTCAGCAGCAGCGAGTGGATCAAGTCTGAAAAGCTGGTCAGGGCACTCCAGGCCCCTTTGATGAGGCTCTGTGCGTGGTACTTATTTGGAGAAAAGCACCGGGGCTTCGCCCTGAACCCCGTGGCAAACTTCCACCTGCAGAACGGGGCTGTGATCTGGCGCATCAACTGGATGGCCGACATGAGCCTCAAGGGCATCACTGGCTCCTGCGGCCTGATGGTCAACTACCGGTACTACCCAGCAGAGACGGCCACAAACAGCACCAGCTACCTCTGCTCAAAGAACATCAAAGCTTCTGAGCAGGTCCTCAGCCTCGTGGCCCAGTTTCAGAAGAACAGCAAACTTTAA